One window from the genome of Amycolatopsis sp. NBC_01480 encodes:
- a CDS encoding CobW family GTP-binding protein, whose amino-acid sequence MARQRIPVVLVAGFLGSGKTTMLNHLLANRQGARVGVVVNDFGRVNIDALAVSGQVDTMVSLGNGCLCCAVDASGLDAMLGKLADAEAGIDVIVVEASGIAEPRDLVRLMIASDNPGIRYGGLAEVVDAAEFAATRERHPELADHLRVADLVVLNKADRVTAGELAKTRGTVEELAPGVPLLVTDHGRVDPELFFDPRPRERFGQLSFDDLREPDDHSQHLHAAYESVTFTAEQPLSPRRFLDFLEQRPAGLYRVKGHLDLGPNGVRSRFGLHTVGGFVAFDRSAWPAGRPRRTELVLIGAGFDAADLTRRLEACLSDDSTPDERGMLRILRYLDEPDG is encoded by the coding sequence GTGGCCAGGCAGCGGATCCCGGTGGTCCTCGTCGCGGGCTTCCTGGGCTCGGGCAAGACCACGATGCTCAACCACCTGCTGGCCAACCGCCAGGGCGCCCGGGTCGGCGTGGTGGTCAACGACTTCGGCCGGGTGAACATCGACGCGCTCGCCGTCTCCGGCCAGGTGGACACCATGGTCTCGCTCGGCAACGGCTGCCTGTGCTGCGCCGTGGACGCCAGCGGCCTCGACGCCATGCTCGGCAAGCTCGCCGACGCCGAAGCGGGCATCGACGTGATCGTCGTCGAGGCCAGTGGCATCGCCGAGCCGCGTGACCTGGTGCGGCTGATGATCGCCAGCGACAACCCCGGCATCCGCTACGGCGGGCTCGCGGAAGTCGTCGACGCCGCCGAGTTCGCGGCCACCCGCGAACGCCACCCCGAGCTCGCCGACCACCTGCGCGTCGCCGACCTGGTGGTGCTCAACAAGGCCGACCGCGTGACGGCCGGGGAGCTGGCCAAGACGCGCGGCACTGTCGAGGAGCTGGCGCCGGGCGTCCCGCTGCTGGTCACCGACCACGGCCGCGTCGACCCGGAGCTGTTCTTCGACCCGCGGCCGCGCGAGCGCTTCGGCCAGCTCTCGTTCGACGATCTGCGGGAGCCCGACGACCACTCCCAGCACCTGCACGCGGCTTACGAGAGCGTCACGTTCACCGCGGAGCAGCCGCTTTCGCCGCGGCGGTTCCTGGACTTCCTGGAGCAGCGCCCCGCCGGGCTGTACCGCGTGAAAGGCCACCTCGACCTGGGCCCGAACGGCGTCCGGTCGCGGTTCGGGCTGCACACCGTCGGCGGGTTCGTCGCGTTCGACCGGTCCGCCTGGCCCGCGGGACGGCCGCGGCGCACCGAGCTGGTGCTGATCGGCGCGGGGTTCGACGCCGCCGATCTCACCCGCCGGCTCGAGGCCTGTCTGTCCGACGACAGCACGCCGGACGAGCGCGGCATGCTGCGGATCCTGCGTTACCTCGACGAGCCGGACGGCTGA